Proteins encoded in a region of the Magnetospirillum sp. genome:
- the bchL gene encoding ferredoxin:protochlorophyllide reductase (ATP-dependent) iron-sulfur ATP-binding protein: MNIATPKRPTRADGEGSLQVQLDPQMKIEGAKVFAVYGKGGIGKSTTSSNLSVAFSKLGKRVLQIGCDPKHDSTFTLTKRLIPTVIDVLEQADFHTEELRVDDFVFEGYNGVMCVEAGGPPAGTGCGGYVVGQTVKLLKEHHLLDDTDVVVFDVLGDVVCGGFASPLQHADRGLIVAANDFDSIFAMNRIVAAISAKAKNYPVRLGGVIANRSAGTDQIEKFNKAVGLKTLAHFPDLDVIRRSRLKKATLFEMEDSPELLAVRAEYLRLAETLWSGTDELAPDSLKDREIFDLLGYD; this comes from the coding sequence ATGAACATCGCGACCCCCAAACGCCCGACCCGTGCGGACGGCGAGGGCAGCCTGCAGGTCCAGCTCGACCCGCAGATGAAAATCGAAGGGGCAAAAGTCTTCGCCGTCTACGGCAAAGGCGGGATCGGCAAGAGCACGACCTCGTCGAACCTGTCGGTCGCGTTCTCGAAGCTCGGCAAGCGCGTGCTGCAGATCGGCTGCGATCCCAAGCACGACTCCACTTTCACGCTGACCAAGCGCCTGATCCCGACCGTGATCGACGTGCTCGAGCAGGCCGATTTCCACACCGAAGAGCTGCGCGTCGACGACTTCGTGTTCGAAGGCTACAACGGCGTGATGTGCGTCGAAGCGGGCGGCCCGCCGGCGGGTACCGGCTGCGGCGGCTACGTGGTCGGCCAGACGGTCAAGCTCCTCAAAGAGCACCATCTGCTCGACGACACGGACGTGGTCGTGTTCGACGTGCTCGGCGACGTGGTGTGCGGCGGCTTCGCCTCGCCCCTCCAGCATGCCGACCGCGGCCTCATCGTCGCCGCCAACGATTTCGACTCGATCTTCGCGATGAACCGCATCGTGGCCGCCATCTCGGCCAAGGCGAAGAACTACCCGGTGCGCTTGGGTGGGGTCATCGCCAACCGCAGCGCGGGCACCGACCAGATCGAAAAATTCAACAAGGCCGTCGGACTCAAGACGCTCGCGCACTTCCCGGATCTCGACGTGATCCGCCGCAGCCGCCTCAAGAAGGCGACTTTGTTCGAGATGGAAGACTCGCCGGAATTGCTGGCGGTGCGCGCCGAATATCTGCGCCTTGCCGAAACGCTATGGTCGGGCACCGACGAGCTCGCACCCGACTCGCTCAAAGACCGCGAAATCTTCGATTTGTTGGGGTACGACTGA
- the puhE gene encoding putative photosynthetic complex assembly protein PuhE: protein MFEYFAPVLFVLLAWWFSTGAIFYLDGLPRRTFRYSMAGMTVVLIAALWGLSATAGDVSGSGAYIAFACALAVWGWQEMGFLMGFVTGPRRVRCPAGVGTAKRFSLAVETILFHELALAVSGLAVVAMTWGGDNQIGTWTFVALWTMRLSTKLNLFLGVPNLSEEVLPAHLAYLASYFAKRPMNLFFPVSVTLATTATGFAWGAVSALPGEAPELAGAVLIATILTLGVLEHWFLVVPLPVNAIWKWGLRSRAANDGNEADARPVFGRVLGRGDLRSQLAPAKAARRMVRPIGELLAPGVDVSIKRRPS, encoded by the coding sequence ATGTTCGAATATTTCGCACCCGTGCTGTTCGTGCTGCTGGCTTGGTGGTTCAGCACGGGTGCGATCTTCTATCTCGACGGTCTGCCGCGCCGCACTTTCCGCTACAGCATGGCGGGGATGACCGTCGTTTTGATCGCGGCCTTGTGGGGCCTGTCGGCAACGGCCGGCGACGTCTCCGGCAGCGGCGCCTACATCGCCTTTGCGTGTGCTTTGGCCGTTTGGGGGTGGCAGGAAATGGGTTTCCTGATGGGTTTCGTCACCGGCCCGCGCCGTGTGCGATGCCCGGCGGGTGTCGGCACCGCAAAGCGCTTTTCGCTCGCGGTCGAAACGATCCTGTTCCACGAGTTGGCGCTCGCGGTCTCGGGCCTTGCGGTTGTGGCCATGACATGGGGCGGGGACAACCAGATCGGAACCTGGACGTTCGTCGCACTCTGGACGATGCGCCTCAGCACCAAGCTCAATCTGTTTTTGGGCGTGCCGAATCTCAGCGAAGAGGTTCTGCCCGCGCATCTTGCCTATCTCGCCAGCTATTTTGCCAAGCGGCCGATGAACCTGTTTTTCCCGGTCTCGGTTACTTTGGCGACGACGGCAACCGGTTTCGCCTGGGGGGCGGTATCGGCATTGCCGGGGGAGGCGCCCGAACTTGCGGGTGCCGTTCTGATCGCGACGATCCTGACGCTGGGCGTGCTGGAACATTGGTTCCTCGTCGTTCCGCTGCCGGTCAATGCGATCTGGAAATGGGGGCTGCGTTCGCGCGCTGCGAACGACGGCAATGAAGCCGACGCACGCCCGGTCTTCGGGCGCGTGTTGGGCAGGGGCGATCTTCGTTCGCAATTGGCTCCGGCCAAGGCGGCAAGACGCATGGTGCGACCGATCGGAGAATTGCTCGCACCCGGGGTGGATGTGTCCATAAAACGGAGGCCGTCATGA
- the acsF gene encoding magnesium-protoporphyrin IX monomethyl ester (oxidative) cyclase, producing the protein MTAAIAADIAPNHSTERAKVSTMLTPNFYRTDYAAIDAFDVEPIRAEWNALMKEFSDDKNGDHFDRDEGFGREVTELPPALKEEFIEFLISSCTSEFSGCVLYAELKRRAKNPDMADLFGYMARDESRHANFINQSLKDFGLGVDLGFLKQAKKYKYFAPKFIMYATYLSEKIGYARYITIHRELERHPERRFHPIFKWFEQWCNDEYRHGEAFALMMSAKPELLEGRNKLWIRFFLLAVYATMFVRDHTRPELHKAFGLDPTEYDFQVFRITSECTKQIFPFTLDIDHPAFRAGLERLCRLQKTVDAAKAEGGVMGAIKRAGCAVAAVATFAGLYMLPVVRHAKLPQVRMQAVW; encoded by the coding sequence ATGACTGCCGCAATCGCCGCCGATATCGCACCGAACCATTCGACAGAACGCGCCAAGGTCAGCACGATGCTGACCCCGAATTTCTACCGCACCGACTATGCCGCGATCGACGCGTTCGATGTCGAGCCAATCCGCGCCGAGTGGAACGCGCTGATGAAGGAATTCAGCGACGACAAAAACGGCGACCATTTCGACCGCGACGAAGGTTTCGGGCGCGAAGTGACCGAACTGCCGCCGGCCCTCAAGGAAGAATTCATCGAATTCCTGATCAGCTCGTGCACGTCGGAGTTTTCGGGCTGCGTGCTCTATGCCGAACTCAAGCGCCGTGCGAAGAACCCCGACATGGCCGATCTGTTCGGCTACATGGCGCGCGACGAATCGCGGCACGCGAATTTCATCAACCAGTCGCTCAAGGATTTCGGCCTCGGCGTCGATCTCGGGTTCCTGAAGCAGGCGAAGAAATACAAGTATTTTGCGCCCAAGTTCATCATGTACGCGACGTATCTGTCCGAGAAGATCGGCTATGCGCGCTACATCACTATCCACCGCGAGCTCGAGCGCCATCCCGAGCGCCGCTTCCATCCGATCTTCAAATGGTTCGAGCAGTGGTGCAACGACGAGTACCGCCACGGCGAGGCCTTTGCGCTGATGATGAGTGCGAAGCCCGAACTGCTCGAGGGCCGCAACAAGCTGTGGATCCGATTCTTCCTGCTCGCGGTCTACGCCACGATGTTCGTGCGCGACCATACGCGCCCCGAGCTTCACAAGGCGTTCGGGCTCGACCCGACGGAATACGATTTCCAGGTCTTCCGCATCACGTCGGAATGCACGAAGCAGATATTCCCCTTCACGCTCGACATCGACCATCCGGCGTTCCGCGCCGGGCTCGAGCGGCTGTGCCGCCTTCAGAAGACGGTCGACGCGGCCAAGGCCGAGGGGGGCGTTATGGGAGCCATCAAGCGCGCGGGTTGCGCCGTCGCTGCGGTTGCGACGTTTGCCGGGCTCTACATGCTGCCCGTCGTGCGCCACGCCAAGCTGCCGCAGGTTCGCATGCAGGCCGTGTGGTAA
- the puhA gene encoding photosynthetic reaction center subunit H, with amino-acid sequence MEMGIVAQNFDIAQITLYVFWAFFAGLIYYLHRENKREGYPLETDRAQGGVVQGFPAVPAPKTYLLRDGTTVQAPKAEAPRSFALVQVQNYPGAPFEPTGDPMQDGVGPAGYALRAEHPETSSDNLPTIVPMRLAPDHWVAEGDPDPRGMPVVGIDDAVGGTVTDIWIDRSEVMIRYLEVSVASSGARVLLPMTMARVSASRKRVTVDSIRSDQFAGVPKTASLDQVTSREEDRITAYYAGGHLYSLPSRSEPVI; translated from the coding sequence ATGGAAATGGGAATCGTCGCACAAAACTTCGACATCGCGCAGATCACGCTCTACGTGTTCTGGGCGTTCTTCGCGGGGCTCATCTACTACTTGCACCGCGAGAACAAGCGCGAGGGCTATCCGCTCGAAACCGACCGGGCGCAGGGCGGCGTCGTGCAGGGCTTCCCGGCCGTGCCCGCACCCAAGACCTATCTGCTGCGCGACGGTACGACCGTGCAGGCCCCCAAGGCGGAAGCGCCGCGCTCCTTCGCGCTCGTGCAGGTGCAGAACTATCCGGGTGCCCCCTTCGAGCCGACCGGCGACCCGATGCAGGACGGCGTGGGCCCGGCCGGTTACGCGCTGCGCGCCGAACATCCCGAAACCTCGTCCGACAATCTGCCGACCATCGTGCCGATGCGCCTCGCCCCTGACCATTGGGTGGCCGAAGGCGATCCCGATCCGCGCGGCATGCCGGTTGTCGGCATCGACGATGCGGTCGGCGGCACGGTTACCGACATCTGGATCGACCGCAGCGAAGTGATGATCCGCTATCTCGAAGTGTCGGTCGCGAGCTCGGGTGCGCGCGTGCTGCTGCCGATGACGATGGCGCGGGTGAGTGCGTCGCGCAAACGCGTGACGGTCGACTCGATCCGCAGCGACCAGTTCGCGGGCGTGCCGAAGACGGCGAGCCTCGACCAGGTCACCTCGCGCGAGGAAGACCGCATCACCGCCTACTATGCCGGCGGCCATCTCTATTCGCTGCCCTCGCGCTCGGAGCCTGTGATATGA
- the puhC gene encoding photosynthetic complex assembly protein PuhC, with protein MAGDNGTQHSFPRGPLLGLAAVLGLAICFATFSTMTGVGRVEAQSAASSNATSRDLFFYDRDDGGVTVADANGGVVIAQFEPATNGFLRSTVRGLVRERKRRELGPETPFRISMEPDGRLLLTDPATNRTVDLRAFGPTNLDVFARLLPDRAVAALR; from the coding sequence ATGGCCGGCGACAACGGCACCCAACATTCGTTCCCGCGCGGGCCGCTGCTGGGTTTGGCAGCTGTCCTGGGCCTTGCGATCTGTTTTGCGACGTTCTCGACCATGACGGGGGTCGGTCGGGTCGAAGCGCAATCGGCCGCCTCGTCCAACGCCACAAGCCGCGATCTCTTTTTCTACGATCGCGACGACGGCGGCGTGACGGTGGCGGACGCCAATGGCGGGGTCGTGATCGCGCAGTTCGAGCCGGCCACAAACGGTTTCCTGCGTTCGACCGTGCGCGGTCTCGTGCGCGAGCGCAAACGCCGCGAGCTGGGTCCCGAAACGCCGTTCCGCATCTCGATGGAGCCGGACGGCCGTCTGCTTCTGACCGACCCCGCCACGAACCGCACGGTCGATCTGCGCGCGTTCGGGCCGACCAATCTCGACGTCTTCGCGCGTCTGCTGCCGGACCGGGCGGTGGCCGCACTTCGCTGA
- the bchM gene encoding magnesium protoporphyrin IX methyltransferase — protein MASASYTHRRSQIENYFDRTAADAWAKLTSTAPVGRIRATVRAGRDRMRNILLANLPADMRGLRLLDAGCGTGAFAVEAARRGAHVVAIDLSPTLVALADERAPRDFAHGKIEFRVGDMSDASLGEFDHVVAMDSLIHYDERDVSRVLGDIAGRTRHSIQFTFAPRTPLLMAFWAAGRLFPRSDRAPAIEPIAVASLRRMLPQHEALASWREASSERVASGFYTSQAMELRRA, from the coding sequence ATGGCCAGCGCCTCCTACACACATCGCCGCAGCCAGATCGAAAACTATTTCGACCGCACGGCGGCAGATGCCTGGGCGAAACTCACTTCGACCGCCCCGGTCGGGCGCATCCGCGCCACGGTGCGCGCGGGCCGCGATCGCATGCGCAACATCCTGCTCGCCAACCTGCCCGCCGACATGCGCGGGTTGCGTCTGCTCGATGCGGGCTGCGGGACGGGCGCTTTTGCGGTCGAAGCAGCACGTCGCGGTGCCCATGTGGTCGCGATCGATCTGTCGCCGACGTTGGTTGCCCTTGCCGACGAACGCGCACCGCGCGATTTCGCGCACGGCAAGATCGAGTTCCGTGTGGGCGACATGTCGGATGCAAGCCTCGGCGAATTCGACCATGTCGTGGCGATGGACTCGTTGATCCACTACGACGAACGCGACGTCTCGCGCGTGCTCGGCGACATTGCGGGCCGCACGCGCCATTCGATTCAGTTCACGTTCGCGCCGCGCACGCCGCTCCTGATGGCGTTCTGGGCGGCGGGCCGCCTGTTCCCACGCAGCGACCGCGCACCTGCGATCGAGCCCATCGCGGTCGCTTCGCTGCGCCGCATGCTGCCGCAACACGAAGCGCTCGCGTCCTGGCGCGAAGCCTCGAGCGAGCGCGTGGCCAGCGGCTTCTACACCTCGCAAGCGATGGAGCTGCGTCGCGCATGA
- the puhB gene encoding photosynthetic complex putative assembly protein PuhB — protein sequence MSAHAEGHDDFDFEPVRGLPKMLPQGETMLWQGGPDAATVAKRVLHVRKIGIYFAAIFAWSVAAGIADSTPTVELAVSLAVLTLLAAAAVGLVALFAWGIARTTVYTLTQRRLVMRIGIALPITFNIPYKLVESASVKQNGDGTGDISLVLAPGERMAYAVVWPHARPWHFSRVQPTLRAIADVENVAQILARAVVAQPLPAARASVRTPVDANQGAERFGSGNLGAGNFSGSAA from the coding sequence ATGAGCGCGCACGCCGAAGGCCACGACGATTTCGATTTCGAACCCGTCCGCGGCCTACCCAAAATGCTGCCGCAAGGCGAAACGATGTTGTGGCAGGGTGGCCCGGATGCGGCAACCGTCGCCAAGCGCGTGCTGCATGTGCGCAAGATCGGCATCTATTTCGCCGCGATCTTCGCATGGTCGGTCGCAGCCGGTATTGCCGACAGCACGCCGACCGTCGAACTTGCGGTCTCGCTGGCCGTGCTCACGCTGCTGGCGGCAGCCGCCGTCGGGCTCGTGGCGCTGTTCGCTTGGGGCATTGCGCGCACGACAGTCTACACGCTGACCCAGCGCCGCTTGGTGATGCGCATCGGCATTGCGCTGCCGATCACCTTCAACATTCCCTACAAGCTCGTCGAAAGCGCTTCGGTCAAACAGAACGGCGACGGGACCGGCGACATTTCGCTGGTGCTCGCACCGGGCGAGCGCATGGCCTATGCGGTCGTGTGGCCGCATGCGCGCCCGTGGCATTTCTCGCGCGTGCAGCCGACCTTGCGCGCGATCGCCGACGTCGAGAACGTGGCGCAGATCCTGGCGCGCGCGGTCGTTGCCCAGCCGCTCCCTGCCGCGCGCGCTTCCGTGCGCACGCCGGTTGATGCAAATCAAGGTGCGGAACGCTTTGGGTCGGGCAATCTCGGCGCTGGAAACTTCAGCGGGAGTGCAGCCTGA
- a CDS encoding BCD family MFS transporter codes for MSWLSAKTRKYMVGMGPRIVRFLPFADAATADLPLGRLLRLSLFQLTGGMAFVLLNGTLNRVMIVEMSVPASLVAVMVALPLLFAPLRALVGFRSDTHRSAIGWRRVPYIWMGSLVQFGGLAIMPFALLVLSGDGEGPIWVGQLGAALAFLLVGAGMLTAQTAGLALATDLASESSRPRVVALMYVTLLVGSVVSGFVFGELLADFSAKRLVQVVQGAAVVTIVLNVVALWKQEVRNPRLTSKNVRQPSFAEEWRALAKAGRTLRLLVAVGLGTAAFAMQDILLEPYGGQVLKMSVGSTTELTATLALGALLAFALAANLLERGFDPYRLAAYGALLGIVAFALVIFSAPLDAVDMFRAGVFAIGMGGGLFSVGTLTAVMSIKSEGRTGLALGAWGAVQATAAGTAVALGGLIGDGVGALASAGALGAGLADPAVGYSVVYHIEIALLFATLVAIGPLVRVGHVRPAGGTKFGLAEMPG; via the coding sequence ATGAGCTGGCTTTCGGCCAAGACGCGCAAATACATGGTCGGCATGGGGCCGCGCATCGTGCGCTTCCTGCCCTTCGCCGATGCGGCGACGGCCGATTTGCCGCTTGGTCGCCTCTTGCGTCTGTCGCTGTTCCAGCTGACCGGCGGCATGGCGTTTGTGCTGCTGAACGGCACGCTCAACCGCGTGATGATCGTCGAGATGAGTGTGCCCGCGAGCCTCGTGGCCGTGATGGTCGCATTGCCGCTGCTGTTCGCCCCTTTGCGCGCACTCGTGGGTTTCCGCTCGGATACGCATCGCTCGGCCATCGGTTGGCGGCGCGTGCCCTATATTTGGATGGGCTCGCTCGTGCAGTTCGGCGGGCTTGCGATAATGCCGTTCGCCCTGCTCGTGCTGTCGGGCGACGGCGAAGGGCCGATCTGGGTCGGCCAGCTCGGTGCGGCCCTGGCGTTCCTGCTCGTGGGTGCTGGCATGCTCACGGCTCAGACGGCGGGCTTGGCGCTTGCGACCGACTTGGCCAGCGAATCCTCGCGCCCGCGCGTCGTGGCGCTGATGTACGTCACACTTCTTGTGGGTTCGGTCGTCAGCGGCTTCGTCTTCGGCGAATTGCTTGCCGATTTCAGCGCCAAGCGCCTCGTGCAGGTCGTGCAAGGGGCGGCCGTCGTCACGATCGTGCTGAACGTGGTGGCATTGTGGAAGCAGGAGGTTCGCAATCCGCGCCTTACCTCCAAAAACGTGCGGCAGCCGAGCTTTGCCGAAGAATGGCGGGCCCTCGCAAAGGCCGGGCGTACGCTGCGCCTGTTGGTTGCGGTTGGGCTGGGCACCGCGGCCTTTGCGATGCAGGATATTCTGCTCGAGCCCTATGGCGGCCAGGTGCTGAAGATGAGCGTGGGTTCGACCACGGAACTCACCGCCACGCTGGCACTCGGCGCATTGCTGGCTTTCGCCTTGGCCGCAAACTTGCTCGAGCGCGGCTTTGACCCGTATCGCCTGGCGGCCTACGGCGCATTGCTCGGCATCGTCGCTTTTGCGCTCGTGATTTTCTCTGCGCCGCTCGACGCTGTCGACATGTTCCGTGCGGGCGTCTTCGCGATCGGGATGGGCGGCGGGCTGTTCTCGGTCGGCACGCTAACGGCCGTCATGTCGATCAAATCGGAAGGCCGCACGGGATTGGCACTCGGCGCCTGGGGGGCCGTGCAGGCCACCGCAGCGGGAACGGCGGTCGCCTTGGGCGGGCTCATCGGCGACGGTGTTGGTGCACTTGCCAGTGCCGGCGCTCTGGGTGCGGGCCTCGCCGATCCAGCGGTCGGCTACAGCGTCGTGTACCACATTGAAATTGCCTTGCTGTTCGCAACACTCGTCGCGATCGGACCCTTGGTCCGCGTCGGACATGTGCGGCCGGCAGGCGGAACGAAATTCGGCCTGGCCGAGATGCCGGGCTAA